From one Anaerococcus prevotii DSM 20548 genomic stretch:
- the recQ gene encoding DNA helicase RecQ, producing the protein MTEEIRNLKKYFGYDSFREGQEEIIKEILAGRDVLGVLPTGGGKSICYQLPALMMDGISLVISPLISLMKDQVDALRENGIAASLINSSLSLEDYKKSLSEIRSGAVKLVYISPERLENDFFIDFLKDFKVSFVAVDEAHCISQWGHDFRPSYKLIPKLYETFDKVQITAFTATATKEVRDDIIENLELEDPFVKVTGFDRKNLLFLVEKPKKKINYLKDFLSNHEEDSGIIYASTRKKVDAIHKKLKSMGYACGKYHAGMTESERKKSQDAFIYDEDKIIVATNAFGMGIDKSNVRYVIHYNMPKDMESYYQEAGRAGRDGEEATCILLYSGQDIIINKHLINMGTNRVYKRIQLEKLQTIINYVNTTACLRQYILNYFGQDAADECGACTNCLSEIEKEDATVDSQKILSCIYRLDQRYGTSTVVDCLMGSKNKNAREKELNKISTYGIMKDKSKTYIKDLIGTLTADGYIKVSGTTYPILKLTEKSKDVLFGEVKVLVNIRKEEERVRKDGFDDKLSYDEKLFKHLKEVRLDMARMRNIPPFIIFSDASLKEMSQKKPRTEDEMLMIKGVGDKKLLQYGDIFLAEIREFER; encoded by the coding sequence ATGACAGAAGAGATTAGAAATTTGAAGAAATATTTTGGCTATGATTCTTTTAGGGAGGGCCAGGAGGAGATTATAAAGGAGATCCTCGCTGGTAGGGATGTGCTCGGCGTCCTTCCTACTGGTGGGGGTAAGTCTATTTGCTACCAGCTTCCTGCCCTTATGATGGATGGAATCAGCCTTGTCATATCTCCCTTGATTTCTCTAATGAAAGACCAGGTGGATGCCCTTAGGGAAAATGGGATCGCCGCGAGTCTTATCAATTCTTCCCTAAGCCTTGAAGATTACAAGAAAAGTCTATCTGAGATAAGGTCAGGTGCTGTTAAGCTTGTCTACATATCACCAGAAAGACTCGAAAATGACTTTTTCATAGACTTTCTAAAAGACTTTAAGGTCTCATTTGTAGCAGTAGATGAAGCCCACTGTATTTCTCAATGGGGCCATGACTTTAGGCCTTCCTACAAGCTAATCCCCAAGCTTTACGAGACTTTCGACAAGGTTCAAATCACAGCTTTTACTGCCACTGCAACCAAGGAAGTAAGGGATGATATAATAGAAAACTTGGAATTGGAAGATCCTTTTGTCAAAGTTACAGGATTTGATAGGAAGAATCTCCTCTTTCTAGTAGAAAAACCAAAGAAGAAAATAAACTACCTCAAGGACTTCTTAAGTAACCACGAAGAAGACTCAGGTATTATCTATGCCTCGACTAGGAAGAAAGTCGACGCTATCCACAAGAAGCTTAAGTCCATGGGCTATGCTTGCGGGAAATATCATGCTGGAATGACTGAAAGCGAGAGGAAAAAGAGCCAGGATGCCTTTATCTATGATGAGGATAAGATAATTGTTGCGACTAATGCCTTTGGTATGGGGATTGATAAGTCTAACGTAAGATATGTCATCCACTACAATATGCCCAAGGACATGGAATCCTACTACCAAGAAGCAGGAAGGGCAGGCCGTGATGGAGAGGAGGCTACTTGTATCCTCCTTTACTCAGGTCAGGATATAATCATAAACAAGCACCTCATAAATATGGGAACTAACCGAGTATACAAGAGAATCCAGCTAGAAAAGCTCCAGACTATAATCAATTATGTAAATACCACAGCCTGTCTAAGACAATATATACTCAATTATTTTGGCCAAGATGCGGCGGATGAGTGTGGAGCCTGCACCAATTGCCTATCAGAGATAGAAAAGGAAGATGCAACAGTAGATAGCCAGAAAATCTTATCCTGCATCTACCGCCTAGACCAAAGATATGGAACATCTACTGTAGTCGATTGCCTGATGGGATCAAAGAATAAAAACGCTAGGGAGAAAGAACTAAACAAGATCTCAACCTATGGGATTATGAAAGATAAATCCAAGACCTACATCAAAGACTTGATAGGAACTCTCACAGCAGATGGATATATCAAGGTCTCAGGCACAACTTACCCTATCCTTAAGCTTACAGAAAAATCCAAGGACGTCCTTTTCGGAGAGGTCAAAGTCCTAGTCAATATCAGAAAGGAAGAAGAAAGAGTCAGGAAAGACGGCTTCGATGATAAGTTAAGCTATGACGAAAAGCTCTTCAAACACCTGAAAGAAGTGAGGTTAGATATGGCAAGAATGAGAAATATCCCACCCTTCATAATATTTTCCGACGCAAGTCTTAAAGAAATGTCCCAGAAAAAACCAAGAACAGAAGACGAAATGCTAATGATCAAGGGAGTAGGAGACAAAAAACTCCTCCAATATGGGGATATATTTCTGGCGGAGATTAGGGAATTTGAGAGATAA
- a CDS encoding DUF4097 family beta strand repeat-containing protein, whose product MGKNRKNTKKTDNKIKNILGFSKKKIIAIVGLVIILALAIYFGTSRRNPISNKLATTTEIDDNSYNQSRIMRVDLNKIKTINFDLGTCDVRIQRSNTNPYVEYTVLYRGEENSYDMEVSFNEGELKLKNKVVGKELYMKDKIPIVRIFLPMEGGLDEIKGKITAGDVKITDLEVKNFDLRLDSGNVSVDNAYFQGAISNGSGSINLNKAEINNTKLETTTGNINIVDSTLGNRLDFITQTGDIIVEADKTIDNYNVNAKLSVGNFILGNISYRNIKDGYSSENDGKYKISMRTKIGDIIFNRGEGATVDKEEYITNKSKSSTEEEEENKKETREESEEESEKEETSDSDTEDTETSEDEESSDDEGVDTEEENN is encoded by the coding sequence ATGGGAAAGAATAGAAAAAATACGAAAAAAACTGACAATAAAATAAAAAATATTCTGGGATTTTCTAAAAAGAAAATAATAGCTATAGTTGGACTAGTGATAATCCTTGCCCTTGCCATATATTTTGGCACAAGTAGGAGAAACCCTATCTCAAACAAGCTAGCTACAACTACAGAAATCGACGACAATTCCTACAACCAATCTAGGATTATGCGTGTAGATTTAAACAAGATTAAGACCATAAACTTTGACCTAGGTACATGTGATGTGAGAATCCAAAGATCTAACACCAATCCTTATGTCGAATATACAGTCCTCTACAGGGGAGAGGAAAACTCCTACGATATGGAGGTAAGCTTCAATGAAGGAGAGCTAAAGCTTAAGAATAAGGTTGTTGGCAAGGAACTCTACATGAAGGATAAAATTCCTATAGTTAGAATCTTCCTACCAATGGAAGGCGGTCTAGATGAGATCAAGGGGAAAATTACTGCAGGTGATGTCAAAATCACAGACCTTGAAGTCAAAAACTTCGACCTAAGACTGGATAGCGGAAATGTAAGTGTAGATAATGCCTACTTCCAAGGAGCAATCTCAAACGGATCAGGTTCAATCAACCTAAACAAGGCTGAGATTAATAATACCAAGCTTGAAACAACTACAGGAAATATCAACATAGTAGACTCAACACTTGGAAATAGACTAGACTTCATCACCCAAACAGGGGACATAATAGTAGAAGCCGATAAGACAATCGATAACTACAATGTAAACGCCAAGCTATCAGTAGGTAACTTCATCCTAGGAAATATTTCCTACAGAAATATCAAAGACGGCTACTCCAGCGAAAACGACGGCAAATACAAGATCTCCATGAGAACAAAAATAGGAGATATAATCTTTAACAGAGGCGAGGGAGCGACTGTAGATAAGGAAGAATACATCACCAACAAGAGCAAATCTTCTACAGAAGAGGAAGAAGAAAATAAAAAAGAAACTCGCGAAGAATCGGAAGAAGAATCAGAAAAAGAAGAAACAAGTGATTCTGATACAGAAGATACTGAAACTTCCGAAGATGAAGAAAGCTCGGATGACGAAGGCGTTGATACAGAAGAAGAAAATAATTAG
- the truA gene encoding tRNA pseudouridine(38-40) synthase TruA, with amino-acid sequence MIRNVLLETAYDGTNFAGFQYQKDERSVEEELRNAIRKVTGEDNRIVSCGRTDSGVHARSHFVNFLTASNISPKAFSFHIQPHLPDDILALSSKEVSLDFHARFSCKSKLYKYVIYRGRLMYPVFRNYKEEISYPLDLKRLDQGLKILEGEHDFRLFMREDKKLKINTVRKIDEAYFEEEGDDLAIYFKGESFLHNQVRIMVGSLIELSRGRLSLDDYRKFFDKDNNKRANPALGAQGLYLRRVEF; translated from the coding sequence ATGATTAGAAATGTACTTCTAGAAACAGCCTACGATGGGACGAACTTTGCAGGCTTTCAATACCAAAAGGACGAAAGAAGCGTAGAAGAAGAGTTAAGAAATGCTATAAGAAAGGTTACGGGAGAGGATAATAGGATTGTATCCTGCGGGAGGACCGACAGTGGAGTTCACGCCAGAAGCCACTTCGTAAACTTCCTTACAGCATCTAATATAAGTCCCAAGGCCTTTAGCTTCCATATCCAGCCCCACTTACCAGATGATATATTGGCCCTTTCTTCGAAGGAAGTTAGCCTAGACTTTCATGCGAGATTTTCCTGTAAGTCCAAGCTTTATAAGTATGTGATCTACAGGGGAAGGCTCATGTATCCAGTCTTTAGGAACTACAAGGAAGAAATATCCTACCCCCTAGACCTAAAAAGATTGGATCAGGGTCTTAAGATCCTAGAGGGCGAGCATGACTTTAGGCTATTTATGAGAGAGGATAAAAAGCTTAAGATAAATACAGTAAGGAAGATCGACGAGGCCTACTTCGAGGAAGAAGGAGATGACCTTGCTATTTATTTTAAGGGGGAATCTTTCCTCCATAACCAGGTAAGGATCATGGTAGGATCTCTTATAGAGCTTAGCCGAGGAAGGCTTAGCCTAGATGATTACAGGAAGTTTTTCGATAAGGACAATAATAAAAGAGCAAATCCCGCCTTGGGAGCCCAGGGCCTATACTTGCGGAGGGTAGAATTTTGA
- a CDS encoding energy-coupling factor transporter transmembrane component T family protein, whose amino-acid sequence MANISIGQYLPFDTFIHRLDPRVKIVGVFLYIITIFFVDDFYGYIPFVILLIAMLAVAKIPIKSVLKSLKPVIFIIIITGLINLITTPGRAVFELGPVTVTAEGIHRTAFTVLRLILIILSTSVLTYTTSPMELTYGLEKLFSPLKKFGFPAGELAMMISISLRFIPTLFDEAQKIRMAQMARGADFESGNIINRAVSMIPLLVPLFINSFKRSDDLATAMEARMYRIGHERTKLNEINMGRVDWLVISLFTIFCTIVIVLHFL is encoded by the coding sequence ATGGCAAACATTAGCATAGGACAATACCTTCCTTTTGATACCTTTATCCACAGGCTAGATCCTAGAGTAAAGATCGTGGGAGTATTTTTGTATATAATAACAATATTTTTTGTAGATGACTTTTATGGCTATATACCCTTTGTAATTTTATTAATCGCTATGCTAGCAGTAGCGAAGATTCCAATAAAGAGCGTCCTTAAGTCCCTAAAGCCCGTGATATTTATCATAATTATTACAGGACTTATTAACCTAATTACAACACCTGGTAGGGCAGTCTTTGAACTTGGACCTGTCACAGTAACAGCAGAAGGAATCCACAGGACAGCCTTTACAGTCCTAAGACTTATCCTAATAATCCTATCGACCTCTGTTCTAACCTACACCACAAGTCCGATGGAGCTAACCTATGGACTCGAAAAGCTCTTCTCACCCCTCAAGAAATTTGGTTTTCCAGCAGGGGAGCTTGCTATGATGATTTCCATATCCCTTCGATTTATCCCAACCCTATTTGATGAGGCGCAAAAGATAAGGATGGCCCAAATGGCAAGAGGAGCGGACTTCGAATCTGGAAATATTATCAATAGAGCCGTGAGCATGATTCCTCTTCTAGTCCCACTATTTATTAACTCCTTCAAAAGAAGTGACGATCTCGCCACAGCCATGGAAGCGAGGATGTATAGGATAGGACATGAGAGGACTAAGCTTAACGAGATTAATATGGGAAGGGTGGATTGGCTAGTCATTTCCCTCTTTACCATATTCTGCACAATAGTAATAGTCCTTCACTTCCTATGA
- a CDS encoding energy-coupling factor transporter ATPase, giving the protein MKIELKNVDYIYNAGLPSEVYALKDINLEINSHEIVGLIGQTGSGKSTLVQLLNGLLIPTNGDCLIDGINSKDKKKRKDARFKVGLVFQYPENQLFEETIAKDIAFGPKNMGLSEEEIDGRVRAAMAKVGLDYETYKDKSPFELSGGQQRRVAVAGILSMNPKVLVLDELTAGLDPVGRDEIFEEIISLYEADPELSIVLVSHSMEDVAEYVDRVIVMNKGEVYSDKSTYDTFTQAELNSIGLDVPQITKFMRAYKEKNPQVRDDIYTVDDAISELKRVLGGKDGKH; this is encoded by the coding sequence ATGAAAATTGAACTAAAAAATGTTGATTACATCTACAATGCAGGCCTTCCTTCAGAAGTCTACGCCCTTAAGGATATCAATCTAGAGATCAACTCTCACGAAATTGTAGGCCTTATTGGCCAAACGGGCTCTGGTAAGTCTACCCTAGTCCAACTCCTAAACGGCCTACTCATTCCTACTAATGGCGATTGCCTTATAGATGGAATCAACTCAAAAGATAAGAAAAAAAGAAAAGATGCGAGATTTAAGGTAGGTTTAGTCTTCCAATATCCGGAAAACCAACTCTTCGAAGAGACCATAGCCAAGGATATTGCCTTTGGTCCCAAGAACATGGGCCTAAGTGAAGAAGAAATAGACGGGCGTGTAAGGGCTGCTATGGCAAAAGTTGGCCTAGACTATGAGACCTATAAGGATAAGTCTCCCTTCGAGCTTTCTGGAGGTCAACAAAGAAGGGTAGCTGTTGCGGGAATTCTTTCTATGAATCCCAAGGTCCTTGTCCTAGACGAACTTACAGCAGGCCTTGACCCAGTCGGCCGTGATGAGATATTTGAAGAGATCATCTCCCTCTACGAGGCCGATCCAGAGCTTTCTATTGTACTTGTAAGTCACTCCATGGAGGATGTGGCAGAGTATGTAGATAGGGTAATCGTGATGAATAAGGGAGAAGTCTACTCAGATAAGTCAACCTACGATACCTTCACCCAGGCTGAGCTTAATAGTATTGGTCTTGACGTGCCACAGATTACAAAGTTTATGAGGGCCTACAAGGAGAAAAATCCACAAGTAAGAGATGATATCTACACAGTAGACGATGCCATTTCTGAGCTTAAGAGAGTTCTAGGAGGAAAAGATGGCAAACATTAG